A genomic region of Desulfosarcina ovata subsp. ovata contains the following coding sequences:
- a CDS encoding UbiA-like polyprenyltransferase — MPSESTLKKILNFTKVEHTAFSLPLIFTGAWMGAGDRFPSVRVMLLIVVAAVGARVFGMSMNRVLDRHIDLLNPRTAGRELPSGKMSLALAIAVTLSGVLVYLLACAALNDWCLILSPIPLVPLLGYSLLKRFTPLCHFGIGLCLALAPLGAFVAAAGHPRFPVTVLLFSGFVFFWLSGADIIYAMMDIESDRRNHIHSLPARLGAGGAQRVAGAVHLLCWMILVGVVWLMGGGGPLAWTALFITAVFLLMMYIPAVPVPKRFFPISTLAGIAGALVPMVA, encoded by the coding sequence ATGCCATCTGAATCCACGCTGAAAAAAATTCTGAATTTCACCAAAGTTGAGCACACGGCCTTCAGCCTGCCGCTTATTTTTACCGGTGCCTGGATGGGGGCCGGTGACCGTTTCCCATCCGTCCGGGTGATGCTGCTGATTGTTGTGGCCGCCGTGGGCGCCCGTGTTTTCGGTATGTCCATGAACCGGGTGCTCGACCGGCATATTGATCTGTTGAATCCGCGCACCGCCGGCCGGGAACTGCCCAGCGGAAAAATGAGCCTGGCGCTGGCCATTGCCGTGACCCTGAGCGGGGTTCTGGTTTACCTGTTGGCCTGCGCGGCGCTGAATGACTGGTGCCTGATCCTTTCGCCCATCCCGCTGGTGCCGCTTTTGGGATATTCGCTGCTCAAACGGTTCACCCCCCTGTGTCATTTCGGCATCGGCCTCTGTCTGGCCCTGGCTCCCCTGGGGGCGTTTGTGGCCGCTGCCGGTCACCCCCGTTTCCCCGTCACGGTGCTTCTTTTTTCAGGCTTTGTCTTTTTCTGGCTCAGCGGGGCGGATATTATCTACGCGATGATGGATATCGAAAGCGATCGCCGGAACCACATTCACAGCCTGCCTGCCCGGTTGGGGGCCGGTGGTGCCCAGCGGGTGGCCGGTGCCGTGCATCTGTTGTGCTGGATGATTCTGGTCGGTGTGGTGTGGTTGATGGGTGGTGGCGGACCACTGGCATGGACCGCACTTTTCATCACGGCGGTATTCCTATTGATGATGTATATCCCCGCCGTTCCGGTTCCCAAACGATTTTTCCCCATTTCTACCCTGGCCGGCATTGCCGGTGCCCTGGTCCCCATGGTCGCTTAA
- a CDS encoding UbiD family decarboxylase, whose amino-acid sequence MRFVDLRSFLTHLEQRGELARIRAAVDPDQEMTIIQHRVIASGGPALLFENVIGSPYRVVTNLLGTRRRTDLVFGGDPARLGERVHRLSQTLMPPSLKSIFKSRRDLLSFGAARMRRVKRGPVLETVADPPDLTRLPVLTCWPEDGGPFFTLPLVHTTDPENGTGNLGMYRLQRFDTKSTGMHWQIERGAGFHFHKATAMDRPLPVSVILGGPPALIAAAVAPMPEGIDERLLAAYMMNHPLDVILRPGTGHRVPARAEFVIEGTVTPGDLRWEGPFGDHFGHYSHAADYPVFRVRRILARRDAIYPATVVGKPVQEDYYLGEALQAMTLPLLRMIRPAVVDLWAYPETGFHALAVMSVRERYPKEALKHTLGMLGEGQVSLTKVMITVDHRVNVKDFTAVSRALWQRLDASCGIHLLAPTAQDTLDFTGSAMNTGSRLILMAIDDGGPPLRGAPPAAPPAPSDLGSDAVETAALGPAFLVVRTRSGLADIEPLRQALMRHPASRDYLFHVIVSDDVPLDDPMLTLWGWFTRFDPLADIYPAGRTVAGNRLIFDFPITIDARWKRGYPKPVEFDLQVEKKVDRMWNTLGLPNF is encoded by the coding sequence GTGCGTTTTGTTGACTTGCGATCGTTTTTGACTCATCTGGAGCAACGCGGCGAACTGGCCCGAATTCGCGCAGCGGTGGATCCCGATCAGGAGATGACCATTATCCAGCACCGGGTGATCGCCTCCGGCGGACCGGCGCTGCTGTTTGAAAATGTGATCGGCTCACCCTACCGCGTCGTGACCAATCTGCTGGGAACCCGCCGCCGCACCGATCTGGTTTTCGGTGGCGATCCGGCCAGGTTGGGCGAGCGCGTCCATCGCCTCTCGCAGACCCTGATGCCGCCAAGTCTGAAAAGCATATTCAAGTCCCGTCGTGACCTGCTGAGCTTTGGTGCCGCACGCATGCGCAGGGTGAAACGCGGACCGGTGCTGGAAACCGTTGCCGATCCACCGGATCTGACCCGTCTGCCGGTGCTCACCTGCTGGCCCGAGGACGGCGGACCGTTTTTCACCTTGCCGCTGGTTCACACCACGGATCCGGAAAATGGCACCGGCAATCTGGGCATGTACCGCCTGCAGCGCTTTGACACCAAGAGTACCGGTATGCACTGGCAGATCGAGCGGGGGGCGGGGTTTCATTTCCACAAGGCCACGGCCATGGACCGGCCCCTGCCGGTCAGCGTGATCCTGGGCGGTCCGCCCGCGTTGATCGCCGCTGCCGTGGCACCCATGCCCGAAGGCATTGACGAGCGCCTGCTGGCCGCCTACATGATGAACCATCCCCTGGATGTGATCTTGCGGCCCGGTACCGGTCACCGGGTTCCGGCGCGGGCTGAGTTTGTGATCGAAGGGACGGTCACCCCCGGCGATCTTCGCTGGGAGGGACCCTTTGGCGATCATTTCGGACACTACTCCCACGCCGCGGATTATCCGGTCTTCCGGGTCCGGCGGATCTTGGCCCGGCGCGATGCCATCTATCCGGCGACGGTGGTCGGCAAACCCGTGCAGGAGGACTATTATCTGGGCGAGGCCCTTCAGGCGATGACCCTGCCGCTGCTCAGGATGATCCGGCCGGCGGTGGTGGACCTGTGGGCCTACCCGGAAACCGGGTTTCACGCCCTGGCGGTGATGTCGGTGCGCGAGCGTTACCCCAAAGAGGCCCTCAAACACACCTTGGGGATGCTGGGCGAGGGCCAGGTTTCCCTGACCAAGGTGATGATCACCGTCGACCACCGGGTGAATGTGAAAGATTTTACTGCCGTCAGCCGTGCCCTGTGGCAGCGTCTGGATGCCAGCTGCGGAATCCATCTGCTCGCCCCCACGGCCCAGGACACCCTGGATTTTACCGGTTCGGCCATGAACACCGGCAGCCGGTTGATTCTCATGGCCATTGATGATGGCGGCCCGCCACTGCGCGGAGCACCTCCTGCTGCGCCGCCGGCACCGTCGGATCTGGGTTCCGATGCCGTCGAAACCGCTGCCCTGGGCCCGGCTTTTCTGGTGGTTCGCACCCGGTCCGGCCTGGCGGACATCGAACCACTGCGTCAGGCGCTGATGCGCCATCCAGCCTCGCGGGACTACCTGTTTCATGTCATCGTTTCCGATGATGTGCCCCTGGACGATCCGATGCTGACGCTTTGGGGGTGGTTTACCCGATTCGACCCGCTGGCCGATATTTATCCGGCCGGACGGACGGTGGCGGGCAACCGGCTGATCTTTGATTTTCCCATTACCATTGACGCCCGCTGGAAAAGGGGGTATCCCAAACCGGTTGAATTTGATCTGCAGGTGGAGAAAAAAGTCGACCGGATGTGGAACACGCTCGGCCTGCCGAATTTCTGA
- a CDS encoding radical SAM protein, with protein MSHSLFTQALEKGARCQRLTREEAFALADAITPDRLHQLGTAALANRRQRFGEQATYVFNIQINPTNICGSGCTFCNYAASKNAPHAYVLEEADILEKVARLGPTEAHIVGGLNQIWPYARNLELVRSLRQRFPGLHIKCYTAVEIEYFAKTGGLSDSDVLDQLKAAGMDAMPGGGAEIFSERLYRQHWKNKTSPKDWVRIHQMAHGKGIPTNATMLFGFGDTWVERIQHLLILREAQEQSRGFAYFIPLPFQPGAGNFIEKGPTPLETLAVLAISRLVLDNIPHLKSYWPMTGLATGAAGLSWGADDMDGTISEERIAHLAGAATPVGLAREKMEETIRTAGFTPMERDGAFSFQVGVA; from the coding sequence ATGAGCCATTCGTTATTTACTCAGGCCCTGGAAAAGGGCGCCCGCTGCCAGCGGCTGACCCGGGAAGAAGCCTTTGCGCTGGCCGACGCCATTACACCGGATCGGCTGCACCAACTGGGAACAGCGGCCCTGGCCAATCGCCGGCAGCGTTTTGGCGAGCAGGCCACTTACGTTTTTAACATTCAAATCAACCCTACGAATATCTGCGGCAGCGGCTGCACCTTCTGCAATTATGCCGCCTCGAAAAACGCGCCGCATGCCTACGTGCTGGAGGAAGCGGACATTTTGGAGAAAGTCGCGCGTCTGGGGCCCACCGAGGCCCATATTGTCGGCGGCCTTAATCAGATCTGGCCCTACGCGCGCAATCTTGAACTGGTGCGCAGCCTGCGCCAACGCTTCCCCGGTTTGCACATCAAGTGCTATACGGCCGTGGAGATCGAATATTTTGCCAAAACCGGCGGGCTGAGCGACTCGGATGTCCTCGACCAGCTCAAGGCGGCCGGCATGGACGCCATGCCCGGTGGGGGGGCCGAGATTTTCTCCGAACGGCTCTACCGGCAGCACTGGAAAAACAAGACCAGTCCTAAAGATTGGGTGCGCATCCACCAAATGGCCCATGGCAAGGGGATCCCCACCAACGCCACCATGCTTTTCGGATTCGGTGACACCTGGGTCGAGCGCATCCAGCACCTGTTGATCTTGCGCGAAGCACAGGAACAGTCGCGCGGCTTTGCCTATTTTATCCCCCTGCCGTTTCAGCCGGGTGCCGGAAATTTTATCGAGAAGGGGCCCACGCCTCTGGAGACGCTGGCCGTGCTGGCCATTTCCCGTCTGGTACTGGACAATATTCCGCACCTGAAATCCTACTGGCCCATGACCGGGTTGGCCACCGGCGCGGCCGGCCTCAGCTGGGGGGCGGACGACATGGACGGCACCATCAGCGAAGAACGGATTGCTCACCTGGCCGGAGCGGCAACACCGGTTGGTCTGGCCCGGGAGAAGATGGAGGAGACCATCCGGACCGCCGGCTTCACACCGATGGAGCGTGACGGCGCCTTCTCTTTCCAGGTGGGCGTGGCATGA
- a CDS encoding MqnA/MqnD/SBP family protein — protein MSVPIAMIPYTNMAPYRQLGAPDGCHFVPLVPRESISALMAGNVAAAAVPVGGLGQLGQRVEMVGRFGIAAKGPCLSVMLFSRIPFEEMDATRTVRITRETASSVRLLYLLLGTRLGFDRLPRQVRDRGEADAELLIGDRALVRNQRLAKDEGLHVTDLAEKWYAFERLPFVFARWVVRRDAAESVKAAIGHWLDVFQVQEKKLVDQAVGPSAEALGVTDEVIRRYFRVIRRCLDDEDLQGQARFFKMLDKHSSRLVFPAT, from the coding sequence ATGAGTGTCCCGATCGCCATGATTCCATATACCAATATGGCGCCCTATCGGCAGTTGGGGGCGCCCGATGGATGTCATTTCGTTCCCCTGGTGCCGCGTGAGAGTATCTCCGCCCTCATGGCCGGCAACGTGGCCGCGGCGGCCGTGCCGGTCGGCGGACTCGGGCAACTGGGCCAGCGGGTTGAAATGGTGGGGCGCTTCGGTATTGCCGCCAAGGGGCCGTGTTTGAGCGTGATGCTTTTCTCGCGGATTCCTTTTGAAGAAATGGATGCTACCAGAACCGTGCGCATCACCCGTGAAACCGCTTCCAGCGTGCGCTTGCTCTACCTTTTGCTGGGGACCCGGCTGGGGTTCGACCGCCTGCCCCGGCAAGTCCGGGACCGCGGGGAGGCGGATGCCGAACTGCTCATCGGTGACCGGGCGCTGGTCAGAAACCAGCGGTTGGCGAAGGATGAGGGGCTGCATGTGACCGACCTTGCCGAGAAGTGGTATGCGTTTGAGCGCCTGCCGTTTGTCTTCGCCCGCTGGGTGGTGCGCAGGGATGCTGCGGAATCGGTGAAGGCGGCCATCGGCCACTGGCTGGACGTCTTCCAGGTGCAGGAAAAAAAGCTTGTCGACCAGGCCGTTGGGCCCTCTGCCGAGGCGCTTGGGGTCACCGACGAGGTGATCCGACGCTATTTCCGGGTGATTCGCCGCTGCCTGGACGACGAGGATCTCCAGGGGCAGGCCCGGTTTTTCAAAATGCTGGACAAGCATAGCTCCAGGCTGGTTTTTCCTGCCACATGA
- the mqnC gene encoding cyclic dehypoxanthinyl futalosine synthase, whose translation MTTKRILTICKRDADTMHEQMMTEKSVAETNTRYDRKQALDLLTDLPMGELMRLAHQERMRRFPDSRVSFVVDTNPNYTNVCVTRCRFCAFCRKAGDNDAYLLTPGQLAESVRMAADKGATTVLLQGGHNPVVDIGLWLAYIRAIRDACPGMHVHPFSPAEIAFMADKEKISVAEVLRMLWEAGIRTIPGGGAEILTERVRRIIAPHKAGVDAWLGVCETAHGIGFKTTATMMFGHVESDAEIIDHLLRLRDLQDSTAGFTSFIPWSFKPGQTDLAREVKQPAHPARYVRIIAVARLVLDNFTHIQSSWFSENIAAGQLGLLAGADDFGGVLVEEHVHREAGHDRRATVDNVVTIIRRAGFTPARRDSNYQVRDIYPAPLPVGTGGAAPA comes from the coding sequence ATGACCACCAAACGGATTCTGACGATTTGTAAAAGAGATGCCGATACCATGCACGAACAGATGATGACTGAAAAATCAGTAGCTGAGACAAACACCCGCTACGACCGCAAGCAGGCCCTCGATCTGCTGACCGATCTGCCCATGGGAGAATTGATGCGCCTGGCCCACCAGGAGCGGATGCGGCGCTTCCCCGATTCCCGGGTGAGCTTTGTGGTCGACACCAATCCCAACTACACCAATGTGTGTGTCACCCGATGTCGCTTCTGTGCCTTCTGCCGCAAAGCCGGTGACAATGACGCCTATCTGCTCACCCCCGGGCAGCTGGCCGAAAGCGTAAGGATGGCCGCCGACAAAGGGGCGACCACGGTCCTGTTGCAAGGCGGGCACAACCCGGTGGTCGACATCGGCCTGTGGCTGGCGTATATCCGCGCCATCCGCGATGCTTGCCCCGGCATGCACGTTCACCCGTTTAGCCCGGCCGAGATCGCCTTCATGGCCGACAAGGAGAAGATCAGCGTCGCCGAAGTACTCCGGATGCTCTGGGAGGCCGGTATCCGAACCATTCCCGGTGGTGGGGCGGAAATCCTCACCGAACGGGTGCGCCGGATTATCGCGCCCCACAAAGCCGGTGTCGATGCGTGGCTGGGGGTGTGTGAAACCGCCCATGGCATCGGCTTTAAGACCACGGCCACGATGATGTTCGGCCACGTGGAAAGCGACGCCGAAATTATCGATCACCTGCTGCGGCTGCGCGATCTTCAGGATAGTACGGCGGGGTTCACCAGTTTCATTCCCTGGTCGTTCAAACCCGGGCAGACCGATCTGGCCCGTGAGGTGAAACAGCCCGCCCATCCGGCCCGTTACGTGCGCATTATCGCCGTGGCCCGGTTGGTGCTGGACAATTTTACGCACATCCAGTCCTCCTGGTTTTCAGAGAACATCGCTGCCGGTCAATTGGGGTTGCTTGCCGGTGCCGACGATTTTGGCGGCGTGCTGGTAGAGGAACATGTCCACCGGGAAGCCGGCCATGACCGCAGGGCGACAGTTGACAATGTGGTCACGATTATCCGGCGAGCCGGCTTCACGCCTGCCCGGCGCGATTCAAATTATCAGGTCCGGGATATCTATCCCGCGCCGTTGCCTGTCGGTACGGGGGGCGCCGCCCCGGCATAA
- a CDS encoding ribonuclease Z, with the protein MGPSFLPRLVNGPFDDPALFVQFRHRNRAILFDLGDVAALASRDILKITHIFVTHTHMDHFTGFDRVLRLMLGRDKELVLVGPQGFLSNLSGKLSAYCWNLVENYTNRFILHAIELHPDRARCCCYPCHKGFRPDGEIRETPFDGTVLSEGGLTVNAVHLDHGTPVLAFALHERFHIHILKTALDRLGIAPGPWLNRLKTLLYESADPQTVVEIPGPPSGKPRHLKLGELTDSIVRISPGVHIAYVADIAGSPANLQKVIALAEGVDHLFVEAAFADRHREIARRKHHLTAGQAGALARSCGAKQYHLFHFSPRYTDCPEILEAEALAAFQGHHATSTQG; encoded by the coding sequence ATGGGCCCGAGCTTTCTTCCGCGGCTGGTCAACGGCCCTTTCGACGATCCGGCCCTGTTCGTTCAGTTCCGCCACCGTAACCGGGCCATCCTTTTTGACCTGGGTGATGTCGCCGCTCTCGCCTCCCGTGACATTCTCAAAATCACGCATATCTTCGTAACCCATACGCACATGGACCACTTTACGGGGTTCGACCGTGTCCTGCGACTGATGCTGGGACGCGACAAGGAGCTGGTCCTGGTCGGTCCCCAGGGGTTTTTATCGAACCTGTCGGGAAAACTGTCCGCCTACTGCTGGAACCTGGTTGAGAACTATACCAACCGGTTCATCCTGCATGCCATCGAACTGCACCCCGACCGCGCCCGGTGCTGCTGCTACCCCTGTCACAAGGGATTTCGTCCGGATGGAGAAATTCGGGAAACTCCTTTTGATGGCACGGTGCTAAGCGAGGGAGGATTGACCGTAAACGCCGTTCATCTCGATCATGGAACGCCGGTATTGGCCTTTGCCCTGCATGAACGCTTTCACATTCATATTCTCAAAACCGCCCTGGATCGGCTGGGCATTGCGCCGGGGCCGTGGTTGAACCGCCTCAAAACGCTGCTCTACGAAAGCGCCGATCCACAAACGGTTGTTGAGATTCCCGGTCCGCCGAGTGGAAAACCACGGCACTTGAAACTGGGCGAGTTGACCGATTCCATTGTGCGCATTTCACCGGGCGTTCATATCGCTTATGTAGCCGACATCGCCGGCAGCCCGGCCAACCTGCAGAAAGTGATTGCCCTGGCCGAAGGCGTTGACCATCTGTTCGTGGAAGCCGCCTTTGCCGACCGGCACCGCGAAATTGCCCGCCGGAAGCACCACCTCACCGCAGGCCAGGCCGGCGCCCTGGCCAGGTCCTGCGGCGCCAAGCAGTACCATCTCTTTCACTTCTCGCCACGTTATACGGACTGTCCGGAGATACTGGAAGCCGAGGCGTTGGCAGCGTTTCAAGGGCACCATGCCACATCCACGCAGGGATAG
- the recJ gene encoding single-stranded-DNA-specific exonuclease RecJ, whose product MKKQWQIIDPDPQTVERLTRQLSCHPLMARLLAIRGIQSKPQATRFLAPALGHLASPLEMTDMDQAVQRIQRALAGNEKILVFGDYDADGITATAVLVSFLRHCGARVGYYIPHRITDGYSMSSRFVTDRAKPAGVGLIITVDCGTSSAEAVTLARQLGIDTIVTDHHPAGDLPEAAVAVVNPTRPDCASGLSHLAGVGVAFYLVIALRAYLRKIGFWHHRREPNLKKLCDLVALGTVADVVPLIGENRVLTNAGLDQINNGTRPGIAALMALAGSPDAPVDAEAIAFRLAPRINAAGRLAHARIACQLLLAEKRKRADRLARALCRLNSRRQSMENELFESIIESFEHDPKQLTGSVLVVDGPGWHEGILGIVASRLARQFNRPAVVIGTANGTAKGSARSVEGIDVSACLGRCADLLSRFGGHPQAAGLSLEAADIPRLRSRLNSVIETLGIDPDLAPPLRIDAELPLHQVTPDLMAHLEQLEPFGQGNPSPVFMATGIRTQACKTVGHRHRQMTFTHAKGKNGLIPAIQFNVTAPAGGVPHFEKIAYRPQWNYWNGRKQLQLLIEDTDPGT is encoded by the coding sequence ATGAAAAAACAATGGCAAATTATAGATCCAGATCCGCAAACCGTCGAACGCCTTACCCGCCAGCTTTCGTGCCACCCCTTGATGGCAAGGCTTTTGGCCATTCGGGGCATTCAATCCAAGCCCCAGGCCACCCGTTTTCTGGCGCCCGCCCTGGGGCATCTGGCCTCCCCGCTGGAGATGACCGATATGGATCAGGCTGTCCAACGGATCCAGCGGGCACTGGCCGGAAACGAAAAAATCCTCGTCTTCGGGGATTACGATGCTGACGGGATCACCGCCACCGCCGTGCTGGTCAGCTTTTTGCGGCACTGCGGCGCACGCGTGGGCTACTATATCCCCCACCGTATCACTGACGGGTACAGCATGAGTTCCCGTTTTGTCACCGACCGCGCCAAACCGGCCGGTGTGGGGTTGATCATTACCGTGGACTGCGGTACCAGCAGTGCCGAGGCGGTGACCCTTGCCCGTCAGTTGGGGATCGACACCATCGTCACCGATCATCATCCCGCCGGCGACCTGCCCGAAGCGGCGGTTGCGGTGGTAAACCCCACACGGCCCGACTGCGCCTCGGGCCTTTCGCATCTGGCCGGCGTGGGTGTCGCCTTTTACCTGGTCATTGCCCTGCGGGCATATTTGCGCAAAATCGGTTTTTGGCATCACCGCCGCGAGCCGAACCTGAAGAAGCTATGCGATCTGGTGGCCCTGGGCACGGTTGCCGATGTGGTACCGCTGATTGGTGAAAACCGGGTCCTGACCAACGCCGGCCTCGACCAGATCAACAATGGCACCCGTCCCGGCATTGCCGCCCTGATGGCCCTCGCGGGGTCCCCGGATGCGCCGGTGGACGCAGAGGCGATCGCGTTTCGTCTGGCTCCGCGGATCAATGCGGCCGGCCGTCTGGCCCACGCCCGCATCGCCTGCCAACTGCTGCTGGCCGAAAAAAGGAAAAGAGCCGACCGGCTGGCAAGAGCCCTCTGTCGCCTCAACAGCCGCCGCCAATCCATGGAAAATGAGCTCTTTGAATCCATCATCGAGTCGTTTGAGCATGATCCCAAGCAGCTGACCGGATCGGTTCTGGTGGTTGACGGGCCCGGCTGGCACGAAGGAATCCTGGGGATTGTGGCCTCCCGCCTGGCCCGGCAGTTCAATCGACCGGCCGTGGTCATCGGAACCGCCAACGGGACCGCCAAAGGGTCCGCCCGCAGTGTCGAAGGGATCGACGTGTCGGCCTGCCTGGGTCGTTGCGCCGATCTGTTGAGCCGGTTCGGCGGACATCCCCAGGCCGCCGGCCTCTCCCTGGAGGCAGCCGATATTCCCCGGCTGCGCAGTCGCCTGAATTCAGTCATCGAAACACTGGGCATCGATCCCGATCTTGCCCCGCCCCTGCGCATTGACGCCGAGCTGCCACTGCATCAGGTTACTCCGGACCTGATGGCCCATCTGGAACAGCTGGAGCCATTTGGGCAAGGCAATCCCTCTCCGGTCTTCATGGCCACCGGTATCCGCACCCAGGCCTGCAAGACGGTGGGCCATCGTCACCGCCAGATGACGTTCACCCACGCAAAGGGGAAAAACGGGCTCATCCCGGCCATCCAGTTCAATGTCACCGCCCCGGCAGGCGGTGTGCCGCACTTTGAGAAAATTGCCTACCGCCCCCAATGGAACTACTGGAACGGAAGAAAACAACTGCAACTACTAATCGAGGATACCGATCCGGGCACATGA
- a CDS encoding DUF4911 domain-containing protein: MKTIVRCYRVDRRQISFVKFILEAYDNVAVVSTLDPTTALVQITIAPGCESLVTRIMGSLADDFAVAAVDPPISTGLWMNPPALPEEGSTGH; this comes from the coding sequence ATGAAAACCATTGTGCGTTGCTACCGGGTGGACCGGCGTCAGATCAGTTTCGTGAAATTTATTCTCGAGGCCTATGACAACGTGGCCGTCGTTTCTACGTTGGATCCCACCACAGCCCTGGTCCAGATTACCATCGCCCCGGGCTGCGAATCCCTGGTGACCCGGATCATGGGCAGCCTTGCCGATGATTTCGCGGTGGCCGCCGTCGATCCGCCGATATCAACCGGATTGTGGATGAATCCGCCGGCACTGCCGGAGGAGGGATCAACCGGTCACTAA
- the miaB gene encoding tRNA (N6-isopentenyl adenosine(37)-C2)-methylthiotransferase MiaB, whose product MNSKLLHISTIGCQMNVYDANQIAGVLAPMGYCGTDDIASADMVIVNTCTIREKAEQKAFSFLGRLAKLKAANPAMIVAVGGCVAQQEGKAILKRMPHVDLVFGTHAIFRLPEMVRRIEASRCRIVDVRLSDTIEFDGPVAGPLADGQVSAFVTIMRGCDNFCTYCVVPHVRGREASRHPDRILDEIRMRVDQGVREVTLLGQNVNSYGNKEGLCRFYELLERVNGIDGLSRIRFTTSHPKDLSRELIDAFGRLEKLCHHMHLPVQSGDDGILKRMNRRYTRDSYLDKIERLRTTCPDIAITSDFIVGFPGETDRQFQATLDLIEKVRYDGLFAFMYSDRPSAPATAFSGKIDESVKKERLQALLALQTGITREKHQTLVGQIREVLVEGTSRSLDTDGLASVDHTIQWTGRTSSNHIVHFAVPDDQATGKELLTGAFANIMIERAHAHSLWGRLVQGPMGATPEKGEKPIAA is encoded by the coding sequence ATGAATTCAAAATTGCTTCATATCAGCACCATCGGCTGCCAGATGAATGTATACGACGCCAATCAGATCGCCGGTGTGCTGGCCCCCATGGGATATTGCGGAACCGATGATATCGCCTCGGCCGACATGGTTATTGTCAACACCTGTACGATCCGGGAGAAGGCCGAGCAGAAAGCCTTCAGTTTTCTCGGGCGTCTGGCCAAATTAAAGGCCGCCAACCCGGCGATGATCGTTGCCGTTGGCGGCTGTGTGGCGCAGCAGGAGGGAAAGGCAATCCTGAAACGGATGCCCCATGTGGATCTGGTCTTCGGTACCCACGCCATCTTCCGGTTGCCGGAGATGGTTCGCCGCATCGAAGCGAGTCGTTGCCGTATCGTGGACGTCCGGCTGTCGGATACCATCGAATTCGACGGCCCGGTGGCCGGGCCCTTGGCCGACGGGCAGGTATCGGCTTTTGTGACCATCATGCGCGGGTGCGATAACTTTTGTACCTATTGTGTGGTTCCCCACGTGCGCGGACGCGAGGCCAGCCGGCATCCGGACCGGATTCTCGATGAGATCCGCATGCGGGTGGATCAAGGGGTCCGTGAAGTGACCCTGTTGGGCCAGAATGTCAACAGTTACGGAAACAAGGAGGGGTTGTGCCGTTTTTACGAATTGCTCGAACGGGTGAACGGTATCGACGGCCTTAGCCGGATTCGCTTTACCACCTCACATCCCAAGGACCTGTCCCGGGAACTGATCGATGCCTTCGGCCGTCTGGAAAAGCTTTGCCATCATATGCACCTGCCGGTCCAATCCGGTGACGACGGGATTCTGAAACGAATGAACCGGCGCTATACCCGCGACAGCTACCTGGATAAGATCGAGCGGCTCAGAACGACCTGTCCGGATATCGCGATCACCTCGGATTTTATTGTCGGATTTCCCGGTGAGACGGATCGGCAGTTCCAGGCCACCCTCGATTTGATCGAAAAGGTGCGTTACGACGGGCTGTTCGCCTTCATGTATTCCGATCGGCCCAGCGCCCCGGCCACGGCTTTTTCGGGAAAAATCGACGAATCCGTGAAAAAAGAGCGACTCCAGGCCCTGCTGGCCCTGCAGACAGGGATTACCCGCGAAAAGCACCAGACCCTGGTGGGCCAGATCCGGGAAGTGCTGGTGGAAGGAACCAGCCGCAGCCTTGACACCGATGGTTTGGCCTCTGTCGACCACACAATCCAGTGGACCGGCCGTACGTCGAGCAATCATATTGTCCATTTTGCGGTTCCGGACGATCAGGCAACGGGTAAAGAACTGTTGACAGGTGCTTTTGCGAATATCATGATAGAGAGAGCACACGCCCACTCCCTGTGGGGTCGGCTGGTTCAAGGGCCGATGGGTGCCACCCCGGAGAAAGGAGAAAAGCCCATTGCTGCATAA
- a CDS encoding bifunctional nuclease family protein, whose product MLHKVTITGLAMDPASNTPIILLKTEQGDQTLPIWIGLLEATSIASALQEIQFDRPMTHDLFKNLTQMLSFQIDRIDICDLKENTFYAEIHFASKERSFTMDARPSDAIALALRFQAPIFVDDRVIEKSRSGQDDGEAIDNSEEGKKWAEYLEKLNPEDFGKYKV is encoded by the coding sequence TTGCTGCATAAAGTAACCATTACGGGACTGGCCATGGATCCGGCATCGAACACGCCCATCATCCTGTTGAAAACAGAGCAGGGGGATCAGACACTGCCGATCTGGATCGGTCTTCTGGAGGCCACCTCGATTGCGTCCGCGCTGCAGGAAATTCAATTTGACCGTCCCATGACCCATGACCTGTTCAAGAACCTGACCCAGATGCTTAGCTTCCAGATCGACCGGATCGATATTTGTGACTTAAAGGAAAATACCTTCTACGCGGAGATCCATTTTGCCTCAAAGGAGCGCTCGTTTACCATGGATGCCAGACCCAGCGATGCCATTGCTTTGGCCCTGCGTTTTCAGGCACCCATTTTTGTCGATGATCGGGTCATTGAGAAGTCCCGGTCGGGCCAAGACGACGGCGAAGCCATAGACAATAGCGAAGAAGGAAAAAAATGGGCCGAATACCTCGAAAAACTAAACCCTGAGGATTTTGGCAAGTATAAAGTCTGA